Proteins encoded within one genomic window of Aurantiacibacter spongiae:
- a CDS encoding M16 family metallopeptidase: MTLKTILARGVSATGLAVALALAAPVAAPAFAQDAAPAAAAQTPPYDAWGVEQTDVVADPAIRYGRLANGMKYAIRPNDTPPGAASFRLLFDFGSVGEMENERGLAHFIEHMAFNGSTNVPEGEMIPLLERLGLSFGPDTNASTGFDETTYMLDVPNVTDESVSTALMLMRETASELTFAPESVDREREVIVGERRLRDTVGLRALVDQIEFTLPDTLLPNRLPIGLDSVLRDAPAERLKALYHRYYRPENAALVVVGDIDPDQIEAQIADRFGDWQGVGTAGERPDLGDVDLDRPLSFDTFVDPAATSGVSIFVARDYTDPVDTVATRYQDELDYLASAMLNRRISRIASQPDSPISGGGMGVSKFDDLIDYTSLSVQTRDGAWKQGLDIAEQELRRAKQYGFTQAELDYALSNSEANERRAAEQAEARTNRQIAGQIVNAANENDVIVDPAWHYAMFQSYKDRLTLDAVNARFRELWSGSEPLVQVSAKQLDGGVDAVEQAWNASTEVAVAEPTDFEANAFAYESFGDGVPGEVVSDTMIEDLGIRTITFDNNVRLNIKQTDFEPGRVRYSIRTPGGQFAFGDNQVASSIYLSIASAVGGLGQNSYDELQQLTAGKQIGTGFSADTDAFVASGTTTPDDLAMQMKVSAAYLTDPGFRPEADARFSGVIDAVWQQLLSQPAQLFSLSSGGLVSDDPRFQMPTLEQLGAVRGADLRQSFAEATANGALEIGIVGDIDPDTAIAAVANSFGELPDRALDFPDYADMRAVAFKPASDEPVTIVHTGQADQALVGSIWRTRDDSDYREAVGLGLLQQLVQLKALAKLREEIAATYSPLVSENTSSDFTDYGTLSVAAVVAPEEVDEVQDLIPAIAAELRDAPVDDDLLLRARQPVIEGIRTSREQNGFWLGVVADAQSEADRLDRVRNQLETVESFTPAELQALAQEYLTDDRRADVRIISDKAEQAGG, translated from the coding sequence ATGACATTGAAGACCATTCTCGCGCGCGGCGTATCGGCCACCGGCCTCGCCGTCGCACTCGCCCTTGCAGCGCCGGTCGCCGCGCCCGCCTTCGCGCAGGATGCGGCCCCGGCGGCCGCCGCGCAGACGCCGCCATACGATGCCTGGGGCGTCGAGCAGACCGATGTCGTCGCCGATCCCGCGATCCGCTATGGCCGGCTCGCTAACGGCATGAAATACGCCATCCGCCCGAACGACACGCCGCCGGGCGCCGCCTCCTTCCGCCTGCTGTTCGATTTCGGCAGCGTGGGGGAGATGGAGAATGAGCGCGGCCTGGCGCACTTCATCGAGCACATGGCCTTCAACGGTTCCACCAACGTCCCCGAGGGCGAGATGATACCGCTGCTCGAACGGCTCGGCCTGTCCTTCGGGCCGGACACGAACGCCTCGACCGGCTTCGACGAGACGACCTACATGCTCGACGTCCCCAACGTTACGGACGAGAGCGTGTCCACCGCGCTGATGCTGATGCGGGAAACGGCAAGCGAACTGACCTTCGCGCCCGAATCGGTGGACCGCGAGCGCGAGGTGATCGTCGGCGAACGCCGGCTGCGCGACACGGTCGGGCTGCGCGCGCTGGTCGACCAGATCGAGTTCACCCTGCCCGACACGCTGCTGCCCAACCGCCTGCCCATCGGCCTCGATTCGGTACTGCGCGACGCGCCGGCGGAGCGGCTGAAGGCGCTCTATCACCGCTATTACCGGCCCGAGAACGCCGCGCTCGTCGTGGTCGGCGACATCGACCCCGACCAGATCGAGGCGCAGATCGCGGATCGCTTCGGCGACTGGCAGGGCGTCGGCACCGCCGGTGAACGACCCGACCTCGGTGACGTCGATCTCGACCGGCCGCTGAGCTTCGATACCTTCGTCGATCCTGCCGCCACCAGCGGCGTCAGCATTTTCGTTGCGCGTGACTATACCGACCCGGTCGACACCGTGGCAACGCGTTACCAGGACGAGCTGGACTATCTCGCCAGCGCGATGCTGAACCGGCGCATCAGCCGCATCGCCAGCCAGCCGGACAGCCCGATTTCGGGCGGCGGCATGGGCGTCAGCAAGTTCGACGATCTCATCGACTACACCTCGCTCAGCGTGCAGACGCGCGACGGGGCGTGGAAGCAGGGACTCGACATCGCCGAGCAGGAACTGCGCCGCGCGAAGCAGTACGGCTTCACCCAGGCCGAGCTCGACTACGCGCTCAGCAATTCCGAAGCGAACGAGCGCCGCGCCGCCGAACAGGCCGAGGCGCGAACCAACCGGCAGATCGCCGGGCAGATCGTCAATGCCGCGAACGAGAACGACGTGATCGTCGACCCGGCGTGGCACTACGCCATGTTCCAGTCCTACAAGGACCGGCTGACGCTGGATGCGGTCAATGCCCGCTTCCGCGAATTGTGGAGCGGCAGCGAACCGCTGGTGCAGGTCAGCGCCAAGCAGCTCGATGGCGGCGTCGACGCGGTGGAGCAGGCCTGGAACGCCAGCACCGAGGTCGCCGTGGCCGAGCCGACCGACTTCGAGGCCAATGCCTTCGCCTACGAAAGTTTCGGCGACGGCGTGCCGGGCGAGGTCGTGTCGGACACCATGATCGAGGATCTGGGCATCCGCACGATCACCTTCGACAACAATGTCCGCCTCAACATCAAGCAGACCGATTTCGAACCGGGACGCGTGCGCTATTCGATCCGCACGCCGGGCGGCCAGTTCGCCTTCGGCGACAACCAGGTGGCATCGTCCATCTACCTGTCCATCGCCTCGGCCGTGGGCGGGCTGGGGCAGAACAGCTACGATGAATTGCAGCAGCTGACCGCGGGCAAGCAGATCGGAACGGGCTTTTCCGCCGATACCGATGCCTTCGTGGCCAGCGGCACCACCACGCCCGACGATCTGGCGATGCAGATGAAGGTCAGCGCCGCCTACCTCACCGATCCGGGCTTCCGTCCGGAAGCGGATGCCCGCTTCAGCGGGGTGATCGACGCCGTCTGGCAGCAACTTCTGTCGCAGCCCGCGCAGCTGTTCTCGCTGTCGTCCGGTGGCCTGGTAAGCGACGATCCGCGCTTCCAGATGCCGACGCTGGAGCAGCTGGGCGCGGTCCGGGGCGCCGACCTGCGCCAGTCCTTCGCCGAGGCGACCGCCAACGGCGCGCTCGAAATCGGCATCGTGGGCGATATCGATCCCGATACCGCCATCGCGGCGGTCGCGAACAGCTTTGGCGAACTGCCCGACCGGGCGCTCGACTTCCCCGACTATGCCGACATGCGGGCGGTTGCCTTCAAGCCTGCCAGCGACGAGCCCGTCACCATCGTCCATACCGGGCAGGCCGATCAGGCGCTGGTCGGCAGCATCTGGCGCACCCGCGACGACAGCGACTATCGCGAGGCGGTTGGCCTGGGGCTGTTGCAGCAGCTGGTGCAACTGAAGGCCCTGGCGAAGCTGCGCGAGGAAATCGCCGCGACCTACAGCCCGCTGGTCAGCGAGAACACCAGCAGCGACTTCACCGATTACGGCACGCTCAGCGTCGCCGCGGTGGTCGCCCCCGAGGAGGTGGACGAGGTGCAGGATCTAATCCCCGCCATCGCCGCCGAACTGCGCGATGCCCCGGTGGACGATGACCTGCTGCTGCGCGCGCGCCAGCCGGTTATCGAAGGCATCCGCACCTCGCGCGAGCAGAACGGCTTCTGGCTCGGCGTGGTGGCCGACGCGCAAAGCGAGGCGGACCGGCTCGACCGGGTGCGCAACCAGCTGGAAACGGTGGAAAGCTTCACCCCGGCGGAACTGCAGGCGCTGGCGCAGGAATATCTGACCGACGACCGGCGCGCCGACGTGCGCATCATCAGCGACAAGGCCGAGCAGGCAGGGGGCTGA
- a CDS encoding bifunctional alpha/beta hydrolase/OsmC family protein: protein MIGTEKFTFAGARGQMLDGRLEKPLFRRPRAAALFAHCFTCTKQSHAATRIASALAARGIAVLRFDFTGLGGSDGDFANSGFATNVDDIVCAADALVEAGLPPALLVGHSLGGAAAIAAAGRIPALRAVATLNAPFDTTHVFDHFAEALAAIERDGEGEVELAGRTFRITRDFLEQNRGQPQAERLAAMDTPLMVMHSPQDEIVNVDNARAIFEATRHPKSFVALDGADHLLTAPGSAAYAADMIAAWAAPYLGDGSDADAEGEGELAGSVEVASAGGKFAQWVRTGRHEFIADEPRSYGGGDYGPAPYDLLLAALGTCTSMTMQMYAQRKGMALDTVRIELEHSRDHHLDCVDCEAGGEAIQVIDRAIELTGNLTPEERTRLLEIADKCPVHRTIEGDLHIHTTAIPPRD, encoded by the coding sequence ATGATCGGAACGGAGAAATTCACCTTCGCGGGGGCGCGCGGGCAGATGCTGGACGGGCGGCTCGAAAAGCCGCTGTTCCGCAGACCCCGTGCCGCGGCGCTGTTCGCGCACTGCTTCACTTGCACCAAGCAGAGCCATGCCGCGACCCGCATCGCCTCCGCGCTTGCCGCCCGGGGCATCGCCGTGCTGCGCTTCGATTTCACCGGGCTGGGCGGCAGCGACGGCGACTTCGCCAATTCCGGCTTCGCTACCAATGTCGACGACATCGTCTGCGCCGCCGATGCGCTGGTCGAGGCTGGCCTGCCGCCGGCGCTGCTGGTCGGTCATTCGCTGGGCGGGGCGGCGGCGATCGCCGCGGCCGGCCGCATTCCCGCCCTGCGCGCGGTCGCCACGCTCAACGCGCCGTTCGACACCACCCACGTCTTCGACCACTTCGCCGAAGCGCTGGCGGCGATCGAACGCGACGGGGAGGGGGAGGTCGAACTGGCGGGCCGGACTTTCCGCATCACCCGCGACTTCCTCGAACAGAACCGCGGACAGCCCCAGGCCGAACGGCTGGCGGCGATGGATACCCCGCTGATGGTGATGCACTCCCCCCAGGACGAGATCGTGAATGTCGACAACGCCCGCGCCATCTTCGAGGCCACCAGGCATCCCAAGAGCTTCGTCGCGCTCGACGGGGCGGACCACTTGCTGACCGCACCCGGCAGCGCGGCGTATGCGGCGGACATGATCGCGGCCTGGGCCGCGCCCTATCTGGGCGACGGATCGGACGCCGACGCGGAAGGTGAGGGGGAGCTTGCGGGAAGCGTCGAGGTGGCGAGCGCGGGTGGCAAGTTCGCGCAGTGGGTGCGGACCGGCCGCCACGAATTCATCGCCGACGAGCCGAGAAGCTATGGCGGCGGCGATTACGGCCCCGCGCCCTACGACCTGCTGCTGGCCGCGCTGGGCACCTGCACCAGCATGACCATGCAGATGTATGCGCAAAGGAAGGGCATGGCGCTCGACACGGTCCGGATCGAACTGGAACACAGCCGCGATCACCATCTCGATTGCGTGGATTGCGAGGCCGGCGGCGAGGCGATTCAGGTCATCGACCGCGCTATAGAGCTGACCGGGAACCTGACCCCCGAAGAAAGGACAAGGCTGCTGGAGATCGCCGACAAATGTCCGGTCCACCGGACCATCGAAGGCGATCTCCATATTCACACGACGGCCATACCGCCGCGCGACTAG